A stretch of the Bacteroidota bacterium genome encodes the following:
- a CDS encoding NAD(P)-binding protein, translating to MMNRRTFIKLSGLTLSAAYLNACNPFADNYSYSTRIAGANSKTGHLLRENKFPAPTHTEHLPTMIIGGGISGLSAARWLKKNNYHTFKLFELDTQIGGNSKGGKNEITAYPFAAHYLPIPNQNYKELIDFLHEHQIITGLDENGLPIYNEYYICFEPHERFWFRGLWHDALPPKAGLSQQEEAELIRFLKTTENFKNAIGSDQLPAFTIPLEYSSKDPHFMELDSITIAEYLKREQYSSDFLKWYINYCCKDDFGSSIETTSAWAAFHYFACRNGKAANAASPDVLTWPEGNNFLTKKLETNLQNHLFTQQLTYKVEKENNKWNCYVFDVVKNTSTKYVCDNVIMATPQFVNKRILAFETGINYNDFAYYPWIAANISLSKKQDLNATHDLAWDNVLYNSKSLGYVNACHQNFDQHSDKTVITYYYNFSEQLPKVERETLYQKDEQYWKKFIVDDLKQVHPTIEKNILDIEVNLLGHGMISPAKNFKTNPSRLLLEKGFDTLFFAHSDISGISIFEQAFHRGITAANQLLKQSHAANS from the coding sequence ATGATGAATCGTAGAACATTTATAAAACTGAGCGGACTAACCTTATCAGCCGCTTATTTAAATGCCTGCAACCCATTTGCGGATAATTATTCTTATTCCACCCGCATTGCCGGAGCTAATTCTAAAACCGGTCACTTGCTTCGCGAAAACAAATTCCCAGCTCCTACGCATACCGAACATCTCCCGACCATGATTATTGGTGGTGGCATATCCGGATTGAGTGCCGCGCGTTGGTTGAAAAAAAACAACTATCACACCTTTAAGTTGTTTGAACTGGATACACAAATTGGTGGCAATTCCAAAGGTGGTAAAAACGAAATCACGGCTTACCCTTTTGCAGCTCATTACTTACCAATCCCAAACCAAAACTATAAAGAGCTTATTGATTTTTTACACGAACATCAAATCATTACTGGCCTTGATGAAAATGGTTTACCCATTTACAACGAATATTACATTTGTTTTGAACCGCACGAACGCTTTTGGTTTCGAGGATTATGGCACGATGCACTTCCTCCGAAAGCAGGTTTGTCACAACAGGAAGAAGCGGAATTAATACGCTTCTTAAAAACAACCGAAAACTTTAAAAATGCCATTGGTAGCGATCAACTTCCTGCATTTACCATTCCATTGGAATACAGCAGCAAAGATCCTCATTTTATGGAATTGGATTCCATCACCATTGCCGAGTATCTGAAACGCGAACAATATTCCTCCGACTTTCTAAAATGGTATATTAACTATTGTTGTAAAGATGATTTCGGTTCGTCCATCGAAACCACTTCTGCTTGGGCAGCCTTTCACTATTTTGCATGTAGAAATGGGAAAGCCGCAAATGCCGCTTCACCCGATGTTTTAACCTGGCCCGAAGGAAATAACTTTCTAACAAAAAAGCTGGAAACGAATTTACAAAACCATCTGTTTACCCAACAACTGACCTATAAAGTTGAGAAAGAAAACAATAAATGGAACTGTTATGTATTCGATGTTGTAAAAAATACGAGCACCAAATATGTTTGCGACAATGTAATTATGGCCACCCCACAATTTGTAAACAAACGCATCCTAGCTTTTGAAACAGGCATCAACTACAACGATTTTGCCTATTACCCTTGGATAGCCGCCAACATCAGTCTAAGTAAGAAACAGGATTTAAATGCCACACATGACCTGGCATGGGATAATGTGCTATACAACTCCAAGTCGTTAGGCTATGTAAATGCTTGCCATCAAAACTTTGATCAACATTCGGACAAAACAGTGATTACCTACTATTATAATTTTTCTGAACAATTACCCAAGGTAGAGCGTGAAACGCTATATCAAAAAGATGAACAGTATTGGAAAAAATTTATCGTAGACGACTTAAAACAAGTTCATCCTACTATTGAAAAAAACATTCTCGACATTGAAGTAAATTTACTCGGGCACGGAATGATTAGTCCGGCTAAAAACTTTAAGACCAATCCTTCACGCCTTCTGCTTGAAAAAGGATTCGATACTTTATTTTTTGCACACTCCGACATCAGTGGTATTTCTATCTTCGAACAAGCTTTTCACCGGGGCATCACTGCTGCCAACCAGCTATTGAAACAATCACATGCAGCTAACAGCTAA